The Maridesulfovibrio zosterae DSM 11974 genome contains a region encoding:
- the nadB gene encoding L-aspartate oxidase, producing MKTEVLVIGSGIAGCISALTIAEKGIEVTLLTQGEDLFTGNTRLAQGGIVYTGTGDSPKLLEKDIYTAGWNYNNKRAVRAISKNGPDILKKLLLEKYPVPFHKEDDGEYSLTREGGHAVPRILYCADHTGQSIMEILSKSVAEHPYINVCSSRTAIDLLTNHHHAMGTEFMYTLSNRCLGAYVYNESKDVVETLLADHTVLATGGLGQVYLHTTNTTGSIGSGVAMANRAKARVINAEMVQFHPTAFYQGTRSRATRRFLISEAVRGEGAKLINSSGEAFMHRYDPRADLAPRDIVTRSILEEMLKTEEECVYLDAANHVKHNLTTRFPTIYGRCLETGLDITKQPIPVVPAAHYFCGGILVDEKGKTTLDGLYAVGECSCTGVHGGNRLASTSLLEGMLWGYTAGEDIGLRASKKSAISKKVLNAIPDWESPGTNANEDPALIAQDWTFIRSVMWNYVGITRSTARLNRAINDLQNLNRNLRSFYKETPISRPIIDLFHGCQSAMIVTIAALRNKKSIGCHYRID from the coding sequence ATGAAAACAGAAGTTTTAGTAATCGGATCAGGAATCGCCGGATGTATATCAGCTCTGACGATAGCAGAAAAAGGTATAGAAGTTACGCTGTTAACACAGGGAGAAGATCTTTTTACAGGAAACACACGACTCGCTCAAGGCGGGATTGTGTATACCGGGACAGGTGATTCTCCTAAATTACTGGAAAAGGACATCTACACAGCAGGTTGGAATTACAACAACAAAAGAGCTGTGCGTGCTATATCTAAAAACGGTCCGGATATTTTAAAAAAGTTACTGCTTGAAAAATATCCGGTCCCTTTTCATAAAGAAGATGACGGAGAATACAGTCTGACCCGTGAAGGAGGACACGCTGTCCCGCGTATTCTTTACTGTGCAGACCACACAGGACAGTCAATTATGGAAATTCTTAGCAAGAGCGTTGCTGAGCATCCATACATAAACGTCTGCAGCAGCCGTACAGCAATTGATTTACTCACCAATCATCACCATGCCATGGGTACAGAGTTTATGTATACTTTGAGCAATAGATGTCTTGGTGCATATGTTTATAATGAATCCAAAGATGTTGTTGAAACTCTTCTGGCTGATCACACTGTCCTTGCAACTGGAGGGCTTGGTCAGGTTTACCTGCATACCACCAATACTACCGGATCAATAGGGTCAGGTGTTGCAATGGCTAACCGCGCTAAAGCAAGAGTGATTAATGCTGAAATGGTTCAGTTCCATCCGACAGCTTTCTATCAGGGGACTCGCTCCCGCGCTACGCGTAGATTTCTGATTTCAGAAGCAGTCCGCGGCGAAGGAGCAAAATTGATAAATTCTTCAGGTGAAGCATTCATGCATCGTTACGATCCTCGTGCAGATCTAGCACCGCGTGATATTGTGACCCGCTCCATACTTGAAGAAATGCTTAAAACAGAAGAAGAGTGCGTGTATCTTGATGCAGCTAATCATGTTAAACACAATCTAACTACTAGATTTCCTACTATTTACGGAAGGTGTCTTGAAACCGGATTGGATATAACCAAACAACCGATTCCGGTTGTACCGGCTGCTCATTATTTTTGCGGCGGTATTCTTGTGGATGAAAAGGGTAAAACAACTCTTGATGGACTATATGCTGTCGGAGAATGTTCATGTACAGGAGTTCATGGTGGAAACCGTCTTGCAAGTACTTCTTTGCTTGAAGGTATGCTATGGGGATACACAGCCGGTGAAGATATCGGCTTAAGAGCATCCAAAAAATCAGCTATCAGCAAAAAAGTATTGAATGCTATCCCAGATTGGGAAAGCCCCGGAACAAATGCCAATGAAGACCCAGCTCTGATTGCACAGGACTGGACATTTATCCGCAGTGTAATGTGGAACTACGTTGGTATAACCAGATCAACGGCACGACTGAATAGAGCAATTAATGATCTTCAAAACCTTAACAGGAATCTAAGATCATTTTACAAAGAAACTCCTATAAGCAGACCAATTATTGATTTATTCCATGGTTGCCAATCAGCTATGATAGTAACTATTGCAGCCCTGCGAAATAAAAAAAGCATCGGATGTCATTATCGTATAGATTAA
- the nadA gene encoding quinolinate synthase NadA: MYSDIIAEQKRKYGKRLAILGHHYQSDEIIRHTDLKGDSLELARQIEKLEAEYIVFCGVHFMAESAAIVRRDNQKVYIPDASAGCVMANMAPAWLVDKVLTKILNETGRKIIPLAYVNTPAAVKTVCGKHGGSVCTSANAEKMLKWALKQGDGVLFLPDKNLALNTADKIGIPDEKRILLDIRGKGEKIDTQKTVDKDLLIWPGLCAIHQRFKLSQIEKFRKEYPGCKIIVHPECPPELVHAADGDGSTSYLIKYVNESPEGATIVIGTETNLVNRLKNMFPEKNIIPLGISICSNMAKINEKNLADLLINLDTSEYEDVSDEIRAHAKTALERMLQVCA, translated from the coding sequence ATGTATTCAGATATTATTGCTGAGCAAAAAAGAAAATACGGTAAGAGGCTGGCAATTTTAGGACACCATTACCAGTCTGATGAAATCATCAGGCATACTGATCTTAAAGGCGATTCACTTGAACTTGCCCGTCAGATTGAGAAACTTGAAGCAGAATATATTGTATTCTGCGGTGTTCATTTCATGGCCGAATCAGCAGCTATCGTGCGCAGGGATAATCAAAAAGTATATATCCCGGATGCCAGCGCAGGTTGCGTAATGGCAAATATGGCACCGGCATGGCTGGTTGATAAAGTCCTAACCAAAATACTTAATGAGACCGGAAGAAAAATAATTCCGCTAGCTTATGTAAATACCCCTGCTGCAGTGAAAACTGTATGCGGTAAACATGGAGGCTCTGTCTGCACATCAGCCAATGCTGAAAAGATGCTCAAATGGGCATTAAAGCAAGGCGACGGAGTACTCTTTCTGCCTGATAAAAATCTTGCTCTAAACACTGCGGACAAAATTGGTATTCCTGATGAAAAACGAATACTCCTTGATATCCGTGGTAAAGGTGAAAAGATTGATACTCAGAAAACAGTGGATAAAGATTTACTCATCTGGCCCGGACTGTGCGCTATTCATCAGAGATTTAAACTTTCTCAGATTGAAAAATTTCGCAAAGAATATCCCGGCTGTAAAATCATTGTTCACCCAGAATGCCCGCCGGAATTAGTACATGCTGCTGACGGTGACGGGTCTACGTCATATCTGATCAAGTACGTTAATGAATCTCCTGAGGGAGCTACTATTGTTATCGGAACTGAAACCAATCTGGTTAACAGATTGAAAAATATGTTCCCTGAAAAAAATATTATCCCTCTTGGAATCAGTATCTGTAGTAATATGGCTAAAATTAATGAAAAAAATCTTGCAGATCTCCTGATAAATCTAGACACCTCTGAGTATGAAGATGTCTCCGATGAAATTAGAGCGCATGCAAAAACAGCTCTCGAAAGAATGCTCCAAGTCTGTGCTTAA
- the nadC gene encoding carboxylating nicotinate-nucleotide diphosphorylase, which produces MTKNTFNDFFQAEAKMFLLATIRIALSEDGPDLTSLGLFEPEDIATAQIIAKEDTVVAGLPLINLILEFADQENKCQVHLNVDEGEKISTGTLIAAIQGPAALLLKAERVILNFIAHMSGIATETRKYVDALDHSETILLDTRKTLPGLRYPEKYAVLVGGAQNHRLNLVEMLMLKDNHIDRAGSITSAVDKLRAKYEECPPIEVECRNQEEVNEAIACKVERIMLDNMTFEEAKAAIATIPDEIETEISGNVTLETIAGLAEAGPDYISVGRITHSAKYSDMSMKIISM; this is translated from the coding sequence ATGACTAAAAACACATTTAATGATTTTTTTCAGGCAGAAGCGAAAATGTTCCTTCTAGCCACTATAAGAATAGCTTTAAGCGAAGACGGTCCTGATTTGACCTCTCTGGGCCTGTTTGAACCTGAAGATATTGCTACAGCTCAAATCATTGCTAAAGAAGATACTGTTGTAGCCGGTTTGCCGTTAATTAACTTGATTCTTGAATTTGCAGATCAGGAAAATAAGTGTCAGGTGCATTTAAATGTAGATGAAGGTGAAAAAATCTCCACTGGAACGCTCATTGCCGCTATTCAAGGGCCTGCAGCCCTGCTCCTTAAAGCGGAACGGGTAATCCTCAACTTCATTGCTCACATGTCCGGTATTGCTACAGAAACACGTAAGTACGTTGATGCTCTTGATCACAGCGAAACCATTCTTCTGGATACTCGTAAAACCCTTCCCGGACTGCGTTATCCTGAAAAATATGCTGTACTTGTAGGCGGAGCGCAAAACCACAGACTCAATCTTGTGGAAATGCTTATGCTTAAGGACAATCACATCGATCGTGCAGGCTCTATTACTTCAGCGGTCGACAAACTTCGTGCAAAATACGAAGAATGCCCTCCTATTGAAGTTGAATGCCGTAACCAGGAAGAAGTCAACGAAGCTATTGCTTGTAAAGTTGAGCGCATTATGCTCGACAATATGACTTTTGAAGAAGCTAAAGCTGCAATTGCAACCATTCCTGATGAAATTGAAACAGAAATCAGTGGAAATGTGACCCTTGAAACAATTGCTGGACTTGCAGAAGCTGGTCCGGACTACATTTCAGTGGGAAGAATCACTCATTCTGCTAAATACTCTGATATGAGCATGAAGATTATATCAATGTAG
- the mgtE gene encoding magnesium transporter translates to MSKAKGIPEPLREWQESGQGLPGEVDQLVLEALHPADTADHIEELGLEEQVKFIKQLPIRDAADSIAEMAKYDQRDLIERLNVGIAARILEYMSPDDATDILEDLDDDLRETLLRQIKAEDREEISTLLTFDPETAGGVMTTEVAIVRDNMTVDQAIATIRKEVEDKSIPYYAYVVNRRNHLVGAVSMRDLLISRPGKTLSELTDNQHLISVTYNVDKEEVARLIAHYNFLAMPVTDFDHRFIGVVTVDDVIDIMNEEASEDMQSMVGAGTDETVDSPWKYSVRKRLPWLVINVANSAISAWVVHLFEGNIAKMAILAVLMPIVANQAGNTGQQALAVMIRQFATEKFDRKKSWEAVLREFKIGLANGICIALLVLLSVFMLTNNSVLAIVMSGALFIDMVLGAVVGGAIPIILKEFGRDPAQASSIFLTTITDSFGFLSLLGLAGIFLL, encoded by the coding sequence ATGAGTAAGGCAAAAGGAATACCCGAACCACTTAGAGAGTGGCAAGAGAGTGGACAAGGACTACCTGGTGAAGTTGACCAACTAGTCCTTGAGGCCTTGCACCCTGCGGATACTGCTGACCATATTGAAGAACTCGGCCTTGAAGAGCAGGTTAAGTTTATCAAACAGCTACCAATCCGTGATGCAGCTGACTCCATTGCAGAAATGGCGAAATACGACCAGCGAGATCTTATTGAGCGACTCAATGTGGGAATTGCTGCAAGAATTCTTGAATATATGTCGCCGGATGATGCGACTGATATTCTTGAAGATCTTGATGACGATTTAAGGGAAACTCTTCTTAGGCAGATCAAAGCGGAAGACCGAGAAGAAATTTCTACACTTCTGACCTTTGATCCTGAAACAGCCGGTGGTGTTATGACCACTGAAGTTGCCATTGTACGTGACAATATGACTGTTGATCAGGCCATAGCCACGATTCGTAAGGAAGTGGAAGATAAAAGTATTCCATACTATGCCTATGTTGTGAATCGTCGCAATCACCTGGTTGGTGCGGTTTCAATGCGAGATCTACTAATTTCACGTCCTGGAAAGACTCTGTCCGAGCTGACAGATAACCAGCATCTTATCTCTGTTACATATAATGTGGATAAAGAAGAAGTTGCCCGTCTTATTGCACACTATAATTTTCTTGCCATGCCTGTTACTGATTTTGATCATCGTTTTATCGGTGTAGTCACTGTTGATGACGTTATTGATATTATGAATGAAGAAGCCAGTGAAGATATGCAGTCTATGGTTGGTGCGGGTACTGATGAAACAGTTGATTCCCCATGGAAATATTCTGTAAGAAAAAGACTTCCATGGCTGGTCATAAATGTTGCTAACTCGGCTATTTCAGCATGGGTTGTTCATCTTTTTGAAGGTAATATCGCTAAAATGGCCATACTCGCTGTTTTAATGCCTATTGTTGCTAATCAGGCCGGTAATACAGGTCAGCAGGCGCTTGCGGTTATGATTCGTCAGTTCGCAACTGAAAAATTTGATCGTAAAAAATCTTGGGAAGCGGTTTTACGTGAATTTAAAATAGGTCTTGCAAATGGAATATGCATAGCACTTCTCGTTCTGCTTTCAGTTTTTATGCTGACGAATAATTCTGTCCTCGCCATTGTTATGTCTGGAGCTCTTTTTATTGATATGGTGCTGGGAGCCGTAGTAGGGGGAGCAATTCCTATTATTTTGAAAGAATTTGGACGAGATCCGGCACAGGCATCATCTATTTTTCTGACAACTATAACTGATAGTTTCGGTTTCTTGTCACTGCTTGGGCTTGCCGGTATATTTTTGTTGTAG
- a CDS encoding metal-dependent hydrolase, whose protein sequence is MKHLFTWNGHSNFTIQSDDKTILLDPFFEGNPKACASWDTVKKADAVLVTHDHGDHVGQAAEICNATGAELVCIFDFINDMISQGVSGDKIIGMNIGGTIEVSGIKVKMVQAMHSSASGAPAGFIITYPDDFCVYFAGDTGLFSSMELFGKLHDIDVAVLPTGGWFTMDSKDAAYACKMLQCKKVIPMHYGTFPILEQNAESFIKNCADLAPDCKVIELEIGNPTEINS, encoded by the coding sequence ATGAAACACCTATTTACGTGGAATGGACATTCTAATTTCACTATTCAGTCCGATGATAAAACTATTCTTCTTGACCCCTTCTTCGAAGGAAACCCCAAAGCATGTGCCTCATGGGATACTGTTAAGAAAGCGGACGCAGTGTTAGTCACTCACGATCATGGCGATCACGTTGGTCAGGCTGCGGAAATATGCAATGCCACAGGAGCGGAACTGGTCTGTATCTTTGATTTTATAAATGACATGATTTCTCAAGGTGTCAGCGGTGATAAAATCATAGGTATGAACATCGGTGGAACAATAGAAGTGTCCGGTATTAAAGTAAAAATGGTGCAAGCAATGCATTCCTCTGCATCAGGAGCACCCGCAGGATTCATAATAACCTATCCGGATGATTTTTGCGTCTATTTCGCAGGTGATACCGGACTTTTTTCCAGCATGGAACTTTTCGGTAAACTTCATGACATCGATGTAGCCGTGCTGCCAACCGGTGGATGGTTTACTATGGATTCAAAAGATGCAGCCTATGCCTGCAAAATGCTGCAATGCAAAAAAGTGATCCCCATGCACTATGGAACCTTTCCAATACTTGAGCAGAACGCGGAATCATTTATTAAAAACTGCGCTGATCTTGCTCCGGATTGTAAAGTCATAGAACTTGAGATAGGAAATCCTACTGAAATTAATTCTTAA
- a CDS encoding UbiX family flavin prenyltransferase, which translates to MNKKRIVLAVTGASGTIYAQKLAHYLGKMDDIELHLILSSAALKVMKLETQFKVEDLTEHADFIYEQDNIAAPPASGSWKHDGMIVCPCSMASLAAISQGLGSNLIHRAADVCLKERRKLILVIRETPFNLIHIRNMETVTLAGATVMPASPGYYHAPKSIDELASHMAGRILEQLNITHNLYKRWCEDSQR; encoded by the coding sequence ATGAATAAAAAAAGAATTGTTCTAGCTGTAACAGGAGCTAGCGGCACTATCTACGCACAAAAATTAGCTCATTATTTGGGTAAAATGGATGATATTGAACTTCATCTTATCCTTTCAAGTGCAGCTTTGAAAGTCATGAAACTTGAAACACAGTTCAAAGTTGAAGATCTGACTGAACATGCAGATTTTATTTATGAACAAGATAATATTGCTGCGCCACCCGCAAGCGGATCATGGAAGCATGACGGCATGATTGTCTGCCCGTGTTCTATGGCATCACTTGCGGCAATTTCACAAGGATTAGGTTCAAATCTTATTCATCGGGCAGCAGATGTCTGTCTCAAGGAACGTCGAAAATTAATACTCGTTATCCGAGAAACACCATTTAACCTGATTCATATAAGAAATATGGAAACTGTCACTCTTGCCGGAGCAACAGTAATGCCCGCTTCACCGGGTTACTACCACGCTCCCAAAAGTATTGACGAACTTGCATCTCACATGGCCGGAAGAATTCTGGAACAACTTAATATTACTCATAACCTTTATAAACGCTGGTGCGAAGATTCACAGAGGTAA
- the purT gene encoding formate-dependent phosphoribosylglycinamide formyltransferase: MVTLGTAGTSSARKMMLLGGGELGKEVVIEAQRLGVEVIVVDRYENTPAMQVAHRSYVISMLDANALRSVVEAEKPDFIVPEIEAIATETLLDLEKEGFTVIPTARATRLTMDREGIRRLAAEEVGLKTSPYKFADTKEEYLAAVKEIGIPCVIKPVMSSSGKGQSTVKSEADIDYAWEYSQSGGRTGEGRIIVEKFVKFDYEITLLTVRHIGGTSYCAPIGHRQEDGDYRESWQPQPMTAPALAKAQDYALRITDALGGRGLFGVELFIKGEEIFFSEVSPRPHDTGLVTVISQDLSEFALHVRAILGLPVPAIRQYGPAASSVILSSGKSTSPAFVNVDKALEENDTKVLIFGKGECDGVRRLGVALALGSDVENAKSRAIRVSSAVKIEY; this comes from the coding sequence ATGGTCACTTTAGGTACTGCAGGTACTTCTTCTGCTCGCAAGATGATGCTTCTTGGCGGCGGTGAACTTGGCAAAGAAGTTGTAATTGAAGCTCAGCGCCTTGGTGTTGAGGTCATTGTTGTAGACAGATATGAGAATACCCCAGCCATGCAGGTGGCTCATCGTAGTTATGTCATTTCCATGCTGGATGCGAACGCTCTTCGAAGCGTGGTTGAAGCTGAGAAGCCAGATTTTATAGTACCTGAAATTGAAGCGATTGCTACAGAAACTCTTCTTGATCTCGAAAAGGAAGGTTTTACCGTCATTCCTACAGCTCGAGCCACTCGTTTAACTATGGACCGTGAAGGTATCCGTAGACTTGCCGCAGAGGAAGTTGGTTTGAAAACTTCTCCTTATAAATTTGCCGACACTAAGGAAGAGTATCTTGCAGCTGTTAAAGAAATAGGTATCCCCTGTGTGATCAAGCCTGTTATGAGTTCCTCAGGCAAAGGGCAGAGCACTGTTAAGAGCGAAGCTGACATTGATTATGCCTGGGAGTATTCTCAGTCCGGCGGTAGAACAGGTGAAGGTCGCATCATCGTAGAAAAATTTGTAAAATTTGACTATGAAATCACATTGCTTACAGTTCGCCATATTGGAGGAACATCCTATTGTGCCCCAATCGGCCATAGGCAGGAGGATGGTGATTACCGTGAATCATGGCAGCCACAACCTATGACCGCACCAGCGCTGGCTAAAGCTCAGGATTATGCGTTGCGCATAACTGATGCTCTTGGAGGAAGAGGACTTTTTGGAGTTGAGCTTTTTATCAAAGGTGAAGAAATATTTTTCAGTGAAGTCTCACCTCGTCCTCATGATACGGGACTGGTTACCGTTATTTCTCAGGATCTCAGCGAATTTGCATTACATGTAAGAGCTATTCTAGGTCTTCCTGTTCCGGCAATTCGTCAGTATGGGCCTGCTGCATCCAGTGTTATTCTTTCAAGTGGAAAATCAACATCTCCTGCTTTTGTTAATGTAGACAAAGCCCTTGAAGAAAATGACACTAAAGTTCTTATCTTTGGTAAAGGGGAGTGTGATGGTGTGCGTCGACTTGGTGTTGCTCTGGCTCTTGGCTCTGATGTAGAAAATGCTAAATCTCGTGCTATCAGAGTTTCATCTGCTGTAAAAATTGAATATTAG
- a CDS encoding Na+/H+ antiporter NhaC family protein: protein MKQEENGLALAPLGLFLVIFIGTGTFLTMDGTSMAFYQLSATVAILPAIAWAVWMGRGKIADKINIFLRGAGEPGIITMCMIYLLAGGFASVAKSIGGVESTVNLGLSIVPASMVLPGLFVIAAFIATAMGTSMGTIAAIAPIAVGVAGKTDISSAVLMGAVVGGAMFGDNLSMISDTTIAATRTQGCQMSDKFKMNFLIALPAAILTVIILYFVGEGGQVVQNGGYSLLKVLPYITILVMAVMGINVFVVLGAGIIFTGAVGLASMEAFSLLKFSQDIYSGFTGMQEILVLSLLVGGLGELIKYHGGIAYIIKFIGRLTRGTKSSKAGEFSISALAVLSDLCTANNTVAIILTGGMAKEIAESHNVDPRRSASLLDIFSCIVQGVIPYGAQVLLAGSISKLSPLEIIGNMHYCFILAIVAVLSIMTGFPRGKKS from the coding sequence ATGAAACAGGAAGAGAATGGTCTTGCATTGGCTCCATTGGGGTTGTTTTTAGTTATTTTTATCGGAACGGGAACCTTCCTTACAATGGATGGAACCAGTATGGCTTTTTATCAACTATCTGCAACTGTTGCCATTTTACCTGCAATCGCATGGGCTGTATGGATGGGTCGCGGTAAGATTGCTGATAAAATAAATATTTTCCTACGTGGTGCAGGAGAGCCGGGAATCATTACCATGTGTATGATTTACCTTCTTGCCGGTGGTTTTGCATCCGTTGCTAAATCTATAGGTGGTGTTGAGTCTACGGTTAACCTAGGATTATCTATTGTTCCTGCATCCATGGTTCTTCCCGGACTGTTTGTTATTGCTGCGTTTATCGCAACGGCTATGGGTACATCTATGGGTACAATTGCCGCAATCGCGCCTATTGCTGTTGGCGTTGCAGGCAAAACAGATATTTCTTCAGCGGTGCTTATGGGGGCAGTTGTCGGCGGTGCAATGTTCGGTGACAACCTTTCCATGATTTCTGATACCACGATTGCAGCAACCAGAACTCAGGGCTGCCAGATGAGTGATAAGTTTAAAATGAACTTTCTTATCGCATTACCTGCAGCGATTCTAACAGTTATTATTCTATATTTTGTTGGAGAGGGCGGTCAGGTTGTACAAAATGGCGGTTACAGTCTGCTTAAGGTTCTACCATACATCACTATTCTTGTAATGGCTGTAATGGGGATAAATGTATTTGTCGTACTTGGTGCCGGTATTATTTTCACAGGTGCTGTCGGCCTTGCTTCTATGGAAGCATTCAGTCTGCTCAAATTCTCGCAGGATATTTATTCAGGTTTTACTGGCATGCAGGAAATATTAGTTCTGTCACTGCTTGTAGGCGGCCTTGGTGAGTTAATAAAATATCATGGTGGTATCGCATACATCATCAAGTTTATTGGTAGACTTACTCGTGGTACAAAATCAAGCAAGGCTGGAGAATTCAGTATAAGTGCTCTTGCTGTTTTATCTGACCTGTGTACTGCAAACAACACTGTTGCCATTATCCTTACCGGTGGCATGGCGAAAGAAATAGCTGAAAGTCACAATGTTGATCCTCGTCGCAGTGCAAGTCTTCTTGATATCTTTTCCTGTATAGTACAGGGAGTCATCCCTTACGGAGCACAAGTGCTTCTCGCTGGTTCTATATCAAAGCTTTCCCCTTTGGAAATCATTGGTAATATGCACTATTGCTTTATTCTTGCTATTGTCGCTGTTTTGAGCATTATGACCGGTTTTCCACGTGGTAAAAAATCGTAG
- a CDS encoding cytochrome c3 family protein — protein MKKLLIMCLLCMGITIISMAANAQEKYTAPDDGLLINYIKGNSKRNLGVVFNHSSHEDYECVDCHHNIKKTGKPTSCSTCHNNFEPVPVKGYKSYFKAMHYKRNNPKRPSCVSCHVKEFGKDKEMTGCVNSACHPEGIK, from the coding sequence ATGAAAAAATTATTGATCATGTGCCTGTTATGTATGGGCATCACAATCATATCTATGGCAGCCAATGCGCAGGAAAAATACACTGCCCCCGATGATGGATTACTCATCAATTATATCAAGGGCAACAGTAAAAGAAATCTTGGCGTTGTTTTCAATCATTCCAGTCACGAGGACTACGAATGTGTTGATTGTCATCATAACATTAAAAAAACCGGTAAACCAACCAGTTGTTCGACTTGCCATAATAACTTTGAGCCTGTTCCTGTTAAAGGCTACAAATCATACTTTAAGGCAATGCATTATAAACGTAACAACCCGAAACGGCCTTCATGCGTTTCCTGTCACGTAAAAGAATTCGGTAAAGACAAAGAAATGACCGGATGTGTTAATTCAGCATGTCACCCCGAAGGAATAAAGTAA
- a CDS encoding 4Fe-4S dicluster domain-containing protein, with product MSGKSFFVDLTLCTACRGCQVACKQWKKLPAEQTRNVGSHQNPQDLSSKTIRLVRFNEAHDENGKLKWLFFPEQCRHCLEPPCKYIANMYTPGSVVQDPKTGAVVMTDKAIIRKGKLESWEMCPYNVPRQDAETGLWSKCDMCLDRIEMGMLPACVQSCPTGTMNFGDREDMLKMAKRRLAEVQKTKPDAYLADPEDVRVIYLCESEPENYHETLVASAQQRKTIMANKATAPKSSRRSFLTAALGQKNKA from the coding sequence ATGTCTGGTAAAAGCTTCTTTGTAGACCTCACCCTTTGTACCGCTTGTCGCGGTTGTCAGGTAGCCTGTAAGCAGTGGAAAAAGCTGCCGGCAGAACAGACCCGTAATGTTGGTTCACATCAGAATCCCCAGGATCTGTCATCAAAAACCATCCGTCTCGTGCGTTTCAATGAGGCACACGATGAAAACGGCAAACTCAAATGGCTCTTCTTCCCTGAACAGTGTAGACACTGCCTTGAGCCACCGTGTAAATACATTGCCAATATGTATACTCCCGGTTCCGTTGTACAGGACCCTAAAACCGGCGCAGTTGTAATGACTGACAAAGCAATTATCCGTAAAGGTAAGCTGGAAAGTTGGGAAATGTGTCCTTATAATGTGCCTCGTCAGGATGCTGAAACCGGACTTTGGAGCAAATGTGATATGTGTCTGGACCGCATTGAAATGGGCATGCTCCCCGCATGTGTTCAAAGCTGCCCGACCGGAACTATGAACTTCGGTGACCGTGAAGATATGCTCAAAATGGCTAAAAGACGTCTTGCAGAAGTACAGAAGACTAAACCGGACGCTTACCTCGCCGATCCCGAGGATGTGCGTGTGATTTACCTCTGTGAATCTGAGCCTGAAAACTATCACGAAACACTCGTGGCATCAGCTCAGCAGCGCAAGACTATTATGGCTAATAAGGCGACTGCCCCCAAGAGCTCAAGACGCAGCTTCCTTACTGCCGCTCTTGGCCAGAAAAATAAAGCATAA